Genomic DNA from Gammaproteobacteria bacterium:
GTTGCGCGGACTCGGCGCGCAGATGATCCTGGGTAACACGTTTCACCTCTGGCTCCGGCCCGGAACGGAGATCATCCGCGCGCACGGCGGGCTGCATCGCTTCATGCACTGGGACGGGCCGATTCTGACGGACTCCGGAGGTTTTCAGGTGTTCAGCCTGGCCGCGCGCCGCACGCTCACGGAGGCGGGCGTGCATTTTCGTTCACCGGTGAACGGCGACGCGGTGTTTCTCGATCCCGAGACGTCCATGCGGGTGCAGCGCGATCTGGGTTCAGACATCGTCATGGTGTTCGACGAATGCACGCCGTATCCGGCGAGCGAGACACAGGCGCGCGCATCGATGGAATTATCGACGCGCTGGGCGCAGCGCAGCAAACACGCGCACGCCGCACTTCAGGACGATAGCGCTTCGTGCGCGCTGTTCGGCATCGTGCAGGGTGGCATGTACATGCATCTCCGCCGCGCCTCGGCCGAGGCGCTGATGAGTATTGGTTTCGACGGCTACGCGATCGGCGGGCTGGCGGTGGGCGAGAGCGCGGCCGAGCGTGGCGAGGTGCTGTCTTGTGTTATCGATGACTTGCCACGTGAGCGTCCGCGCTATCTGATGGGCGTGGGCACGCCCGAGGATATCGTGGAAGCGGTGCGGCTGGGGGTGGATATGTTCGACTGCGTGATTCCGACCCGCAACGCCCGCACCGGTTTTCTGTATACGCGCGCCGGCCTCGTGCGCATCCGCAACAGCCGCTACAGACACGATCTCGCGCCGCTGGACGAACAGTGCGGCTGCTACACCTGCCGGCACTACTCGCGCGCCTATCTGCGGCATCTGGATCAGTGCCGGGAAATCCTCGGCGCGCGGCTCAATACCATCCACAACCTTTACTACTATCAGCAATTGATGCGCGGGTTGCGCGAGGCCATCGGGTGCGGCGGCCTTAAGGATTTTACCGCGAGGTTTTACGCAGCCCGCGCGCAGGTGTAATAATGCGCGACTTCGCAAGGCCCACGGACTTAAAACCACACCTATGAGTTTTCTTATCAGTCAAGCGCACGCGCAAGCCGGCGCGCCGGCCGGTGGCGGTATCATCGAATTCGCCGTCATGATCGGCATCTTTTTCGCCATCATGTATTTCATGATTATCCGGCCGCAGGCCAAACGCGCGAAGGAACACAAGCAGTTGCTGGAATCGCTCACCCGTGGCGACGAGGTGGTGACCTCCGGCGGCGTGCTGGGCAAGGTCACCGACGTGGGCGAGAGCTTCGTGCAGATGGAAGTCGCCAGCGGCGTGGAGATCAAGGTTCAGAAGCAGGCGATCACGGCGGTGATGCCCAAGGGCACGATCCGCGCGGATGCGCCCGCACCCAGGAATAGACTGGAAAAAAATCGCAAGGACAAGCCGAAGAACGCGTCACAGACCTGAACGCATCGCGGATATCTGGAAGAAGGGCCGCGCGCGGCGCCGGCCGATAGCAGTCAGTAGTGCCGCGTTCATATAACCATGTGGGTTTCGTTACGCGGTACGTCGAGCTTGCGCTACACCGCGATTCATAATCACGAATATGTTGCAAGCTATTGATAATGATAGCGCCAAAGCAGTCATTATTTGATTAACCACGTCTACAGCACGCGCGCCTTATGATGAATCATTATCCCTGGTGGAAAAATCTCCTGATTGTGGGCGTTATGCTCATCGCCACCTTGTATGCGCTGCCGAACCTGTATCCCGAAGACCCGGCGGTGCAGATTTCGCCTGAGCGCGGTGCGCTGGAGCCTGGTCTGCGGGCGCGCGTCAGCACATTGCTGAAGGATCGCGGCGTCGAGGCGCGGCGCATCGAGCGCGCGGAGGGTCAGTTGCTGGTGCGTTTCGGCGGCACGGACACGCAGCTCGAAGCCCGGGACGTTCTGTCCGCCGGCATGGGCGATGATTATGTGGTCGCGCTCAATCTCGCGCCGGCGACCCCCGGCTGGTTGCGCGCCATCAATGCGAGCCCCATGAACCTGGGTCTGGATCTGCGCGGCGGCGTGCATTTTCTGCTCGAAGTGGACATGCGGGCCGCCGCGCAGAACACGCGCGACCGTTTTGAGGATGAGTTTCGCAACCTGCTGCGCGAGCGGGACATCCGCTATCTGGGCGTCAGCCAGCGCGGCGGCGCCCTGACTATCGATTTTTTAGGCGTCGATGCGCGCGAGCAGGGGCTGTCGGTGCTTGAAAATGGATACCGGGATAGCCTGACGTTCGAGGAAACCGGGTCAGGCACCAATTATTCACTCACCGCGCGTCTGACGGAGACCGCGCTGGAAGAAATCCGCCGCTTCGCGCTGGACCAGAACATCACCACCTTGCGCAACCGGGTCAACGAACTGGGCGTGGCGGAGCCTGTGATTCAGCAGCAGGGCCAGACGCGCGTGGTGGTGCAGCTTCCCGGCGTGCAGGACACCGCACGCGCCAAGGACATTCTGGGCGCGACCGCGACCCTGGAATTTCGCATGGTGGACGAGCAGGGCGACGCCCTGAGCGCAGAGGAGAGCGGGCGCGCGCCGCTGGGCACCGAACTCTATCAGGAGCGCGATGGCAATCCGATACTGCTCAACAGCGATGTGATGCTGACCGGCGATTACATCACCGATGCGTCTTCGGGCATCGATTCGCAGACCAGCGGACCGGCCGTGTTCATCACCTTGAACGGCGAGGGCGCGCGGCTGTTCAGCGACGCCACCGGACAGAATGTCGGCAAGCTGATGGCCGTGGTGTTTATCGAGACCAAGCCCGAGACCGTAGAACGCAACGGGCGGGAAGTGCAGATCACGCGCACCCTGGAAGAGGTCATTAACGTCGCGCGCATTCAGGAGCAGCTCAGCCGGCGTTTCCAGATCACCGGCCTGGATTCAACCACGGAGGCGCGCGATCTGGCGTTGCTGCTGCGCGCGGGCGCACTGGCGGCGCCCATGACTATCGTCGAGGAGCGCACCATCGGCCCCAGCTTAGGCCAGCAGAACATCGAGGATGGCTTCATGTCCGTGGTCATCGGTTTTGCGCTGGTGGTCATCTTCTTGGCGGTTTATTACCGCGTGTTCGGGCTGATCGCGAGTTTGGCGCTGCTAGCGAACCTGATATTGCTGATCGGCATCATGTCCATCGTGCCAGGGTTGACGCTGACCTTGCCGGGCATCGCGGGCATCGTGCTAACCGTAGGCATGGCGGTGGACGCCAACGTGCTGATCAACGAGCGCATACGCGAGGAGCTCCGAAACGGCAATTCGCCGCAGTCCGCCATCAAGGCGGGCTATCACCGCGCGTTCGGCACCATCCTCGATTCCAATGTCACGACCCTGATCGCGGCGGTGGTGCTGTTCGGTTTCGGCACCGGGCCGATCAAGGGTTTTGCGCTGACGCTCACCATCGGCCTCGCGTGCTCCATGTTCACCGCCATTATGGGCACCCGCGCAGTCGTCAATCTGATTTACGGGCGCCGCCGTAAGCCGCGGCTCGCCATCTGAGGGCCGTTTCGTCATGGAATTTCTTAAAAAAACGCCGACGATAGAATTCATGCGCTATCGGCGCGTCGCCATGTGGGTGTCGCTGGCGGTGTTGGTTGTGTCAGTCGCGCTGTTCGTCACGCGTGGCTTTAATTTCGGCATCGACTTCACCGGCGGCACCGTGATCGAAGTAGCCTATCCTCAGGCGGTGGACCTGGGCGAACTGCGTGAGGCGCTGGAAGGCGCCGGTTTCGAAGAGTCGATCGCGCAGCACTTCGGCACGTCCAGCGAGGTGTTGATCCGCATTCCGCCGCGCGCGGGCGAAAAGGCGGCGGAGCTCAGTAATCATGTGCTGGAGGCGCTGCGCGCGAACGATCCCGACGTGGAGATGCTGCGCGTGGAGTTCGTTGGCCCGCAAGTGGGCGAGGAACTGCGCGAGCAGGGCGGACTTGCGCTGCTTTATGCGCTGATCGGGATTCTGATTTACGTGTCGATGCGCTTCGAGTGGCGTTTCGCGCTGGGCGCGGTCATCGCGCTGGTGCACGATGTCATCTTCACCCTAGCGATTTTGTCCATTTCGGGCTTGAGTTTCGATCTCAACGTGCTGGCGGCGGTGCTGACCATTATCGGTTACTCGCTGAACGACTCCATCGTGGTGTTCGACCGCATCCGCGAGAATTTCCGCACGATCCGCAAGCGATCGGTGGTGGAGATCGTGGACATCTCCATCAACGAAACCCTGGCGCGCACCATCATGACCGGGGTCTCGACCCTGCTGGTGCTGTTCACGCTTTATCTGCTCGGCGGTGAGGTGCTCGCGGCGTTCTCGTTCACCCTCATCGTGGGCATTCTGATCGGCACCTATTCGTCCGTATATGTGGCAAGCACCTACGCCGTGCTGCTGGGCGTAAGCAAGGCGGACATGATGCCCGTCAGAAAGGAAGGCGAAGAGGTGGATAGTCGGCCATAAGCGCCACGGGAAGCCATTCGGGCCGCGGAGAAGGAACGCGC
This window encodes:
- the yajC gene encoding preprotein translocase subunit YajC — encoded protein: MSFLISQAHAQAGAPAGGGIIEFAVMIGIFFAIMYFMIIRPQAKRAKEHKQLLESLTRGDEVVTSGGVLGKVTDVGESFVQMEVASGVEIKVQKQAITAVMPKGTIRADAPAPRNRLEKNRKDKPKNASQT
- the tgt gene encoding tRNA guanosine(34) transglycosylase Tgt, with the protein product MNFSLLATDGGARRGGLQFARGEVETPAFMPVGTYGTVKAMTPEELRGLGAQMILGNTFHLWLRPGTEIIRAHGGLHRFMHWDGPILTDSGGFQVFSLAARRTLTEAGVHFRSPVNGDAVFLDPETSMRVQRDLGSDIVMVFDECTPYPASETQARASMELSTRWAQRSKHAHAALQDDSASCALFGIVQGGMYMHLRRASAEALMSIGFDGYAIGGLAVGESAAERGEVLSCVIDDLPRERPRYLMGVGTPEDIVEAVRLGVDMFDCVIPTRNARTGFLYTRAGLVRIRNSRYRHDLAPLDEQCGCYTCRHYSRAYLRHLDQCREILGARLNTIHNLYYYQQLMRGLREAIGCGGLKDFTARFYAARAQV
- the secD gene encoding protein translocase subunit SecD produces the protein MMNHYPWWKNLLIVGVMLIATLYALPNLYPEDPAVQISPERGALEPGLRARVSTLLKDRGVEARRIERAEGQLLVRFGGTDTQLEARDVLSAGMGDDYVVALNLAPATPGWLRAINASPMNLGLDLRGGVHFLLEVDMRAAAQNTRDRFEDEFRNLLRERDIRYLGVSQRGGALTIDFLGVDAREQGLSVLENGYRDSLTFEETGSGTNYSLTARLTETALEEIRRFALDQNITTLRNRVNELGVAEPVIQQQGQTRVVVQLPGVQDTARAKDILGATATLEFRMVDEQGDALSAEESGRAPLGTELYQERDGNPILLNSDVMLTGDYITDASSGIDSQTSGPAVFITLNGEGARLFSDATGQNVGKLMAVVFIETKPETVERNGREVQITRTLEEVINVARIQEQLSRRFQITGLDSTTEARDLALLLRAGALAAPMTIVEERTIGPSLGQQNIEDGFMSVVIGFALVVIFLAVYYRVFGLIASLALLANLILLIGIMSIVPGLTLTLPGIAGIVLTVGMAVDANVLINERIREELRNGNSPQSAIKAGYHRAFGTILDSNVTTLIAAVVLFGFGTGPIKGFALTLTIGLACSMFTAIMGTRAVVNLIYGRRRKPRLAI
- the secF gene encoding protein translocase subunit SecF, with amino-acid sequence MEFLKKTPTIEFMRYRRVAMWVSLAVLVVSVALFVTRGFNFGIDFTGGTVIEVAYPQAVDLGELREALEGAGFEESIAQHFGTSSEVLIRIPPRAGEKAAELSNHVLEALRANDPDVEMLRVEFVGPQVGEELREQGGLALLYALIGILIYVSMRFEWRFALGAVIALVHDVIFTLAILSISGLSFDLNVLAAVLTIIGYSLNDSIVVFDRIRENFRTIRKRSVVEIVDISINETLARTIMTGVSTLLVLFTLYLLGGEVLAAFSFTLIVGILIGTYSSVYVASTYAVLLGVSKADMMPVRKEGEEVDSRP